Proteins encoded by one window of Halorubrum ruber:
- a CDS encoding aldehyde ferredoxin oxidoreductase family protein, with translation MRHAQGPLLTIDLTERTASTEPIDDRLASFVGGRGLNTSLAYDRIPFDADPLGPENRLYFSTGPMQYSTTSYTGRMAATGLSPLTNGLLSSNAGGFLSRNFTGAGYAAVEIVGASDDLLAVHVREVGPDGEPDVTFEEVPDLEQAEVSAVSDRFAETRDLEPEHVACVGPAGENEVRFASVMTSDTRAFGRGGLGAVLGSKGVKALTFDGDSEAEIDLDWPDEAGEVHREAATSDSIMKRQGTTSVTELANEVDALPSYYFAETSFEGVEGISGDRVEEKKYKKGTCSQCAFACKLPTRDEATGVETEGPEFETVMAFGSNAGVDDVVDVMAANELCDELGMDTISCGDVVSMFLQSEDEFGNAELVRSLVEQIAYREGVGDKLAEGVHRAHAEFGAEDWTVKGMAFSGHDGRALNGQGLAFATANRGADHMYGEFYPYEYPLVDPDDALDPQGLDGKPPKLVAKENRNAVLDSAVICKFSRGTVTDDRLAALLDADYDALQSLGARIVELERAFNNARGFDRADDTLPYADAIEGFDDALSEYYALRGWNDDGTVPGHGDGLDAGSRATADD, from the coding sequence ATGAGACACGCACAGGGGCCGCTCCTCACGATCGACCTAACCGAGCGGACCGCGTCGACGGAGCCGATCGACGATCGGCTCGCGTCGTTCGTCGGCGGCCGCGGGCTCAACACGTCGCTCGCGTACGACCGGATCCCGTTCGACGCCGACCCGCTCGGCCCGGAGAACCGGCTGTATTTTTCGACCGGTCCGATGCAGTACTCGACGACCTCCTACACCGGCCGGATGGCCGCCACGGGCCTCTCGCCGCTCACGAACGGGCTGCTGTCGTCGAACGCGGGCGGGTTCCTCTCGCGGAACTTCACCGGCGCGGGGTACGCGGCCGTCGAGATCGTCGGCGCGAGCGACGACCTGCTCGCGGTCCACGTCCGCGAGGTCGGCCCGGACGGCGAGCCGGACGTGACGTTCGAGGAGGTCCCGGACTTAGAGCAGGCGGAGGTGTCGGCGGTCTCCGACCGGTTCGCGGAGACGCGCGACCTGGAGCCCGAACACGTTGCCTGCGTCGGCCCCGCAGGGGAGAACGAGGTGCGGTTCGCGTCGGTGATGACCTCGGACACGCGGGCGTTCGGGCGCGGCGGGCTGGGGGCCGTCCTCGGCTCGAAGGGCGTGAAGGCGCTCACGTTCGACGGGGATAGCGAGGCCGAGATCGACCTCGACTGGCCCGACGAGGCGGGGGAAGTCCACCGCGAGGCGGCCACCTCCGACTCGATCATGAAGCGGCAGGGGACGACGAGCGTGACGGAGCTCGCCAACGAGGTGGACGCGCTCCCCTCCTACTACTTCGCCGAGACCTCCTTCGAGGGCGTCGAGGGCATCTCCGGCGACCGCGTCGAGGAGAAGAAGTACAAGAAGGGGACCTGCTCGCAGTGCGCGTTCGCCTGTAAGCTCCCCACGCGCGACGAGGCGACCGGCGTCGAGACGGAGGGCCCCGAGTTCGAGACCGTGATGGCGTTCGGCTCGAACGCGGGCGTCGACGACGTCGTCGACGTGATGGCCGCGAACGAGCTGTGCGACGAGCTGGGGATGGACACCATCTCCTGTGGCGACGTCGTCTCGATGTTCCTGCAGAGCGAAGACGAGTTCGGCAACGCGGAGCTCGTCCGCTCGCTCGTCGAGCAGATCGCTTACCGCGAGGGCGTCGGCGACAAGCTCGCGGAGGGCGTCCACCGCGCCCACGCGGAGTTCGGCGCCGAGGACTGGACGGTGAAGGGGATGGCGTTCTCCGGCCACGACGGCCGCGCGCTCAACGGGCAGGGGCTCGCGTTCGCGACCGCGAACCGCGGCGCCGACCACATGTACGGGGAGTTCTACCCGTACGAGTACCCGCTCGTCGACCCCGACGACGCGCTCGACCCGCAGGGACTCGACGGGAAACCTCCCAAGCTCGTCGCGAAGGAGAACCGCAACGCGGTGCTAGACTCCGCCGTGATCTGTAAGTTCTCGCGGGGCACCGTCACCGACGACCGGCTTGCCGCGCTGCTCGACGCCGACTACGACGCCCTCCAATCGCTGGGCGCGCGGATCGTCGAGTTGGAGCGCGCGTTCAACAACGCCCGCGGCTTTGACCGCGCCGACGACACGCTCCCGTACGCCGACGCGATCGAGGGGTTCGACGACGCCCTCTCGGAGTACTACGCGCTCCGCGGCTGGAACGACGACGGCACCGTCCCGGGCCACGGCGACGGCCTCGACGCCGGGAGCCGAGCGACGGCCGACGACTGA
- a CDS encoding ATP-binding protein, with protein MTMDRFPEAIDATPDPTLVVDGDGVVHAGTPSVEAVFGLDPNDLSGRSIGDVFEDPTELDWGGGGSAPPSGVDDDSTGASGFGSNEPSEREAADSRHDVRALIETTRAGEARSLADGFELAVRRGDGVLVPVRVSVGPFEIDGDPYAVVTAIDVSNERTRRLALQRRTETLESLHEATRELLKTTDREAAAEAAVAYVDDVLGHPIAAIWLYDEGEDALEPIAWTDTADAVVGDHPTFAADERSITWDVFESGEPTYVADVGDDPDRYDDDATIRSELVVPLGRYGVLNVGATAPDAFDDSDLAVARIWAATVTMVLVRIERERQLRRREEEVARERDRLEEFASLVSHDLRSPLNVAAGNLEIVSDRLADESIDVGELGAVKRSLDRMDALIEDLLALARQGSGIDETEPVPLADLAAECWETADTESATLAVETDAVVEADRSRLRQALENLFGNAVEHVGETVTVTVGALPDGDGFYVEDDGPGIDPADREEVFEAGVTTDPDGTGFGLKIVAEVADAHGWTVELVDGERGGARFEFRGVDVESGGE; from the coding sequence GTGACCATGGACCGCTTCCCCGAGGCGATCGACGCCACGCCGGACCCGACGCTGGTCGTCGACGGCGACGGCGTCGTCCACGCCGGGACGCCGAGCGTCGAAGCGGTGTTCGGGCTCGACCCGAATGACCTCTCGGGGCGGTCGATCGGCGACGTGTTCGAGGATCCGACCGAGCTGGACTGGGGCGGCGGCGGGTCGGCGCCGCCCTCCGGCGTCGACGACGACAGCACCGGAGCCAGTGGTTTCGGGAGCAACGAGCCGAGCGAGAGGGAGGCAGCGGACTCTCGCCACGACGTGCGGGCGCTCATCGAGACGACGCGCGCCGGCGAGGCGCGGTCGCTCGCCGACGGGTTCGAGCTGGCCGTCCGCCGCGGCGACGGCGTCCTCGTCCCGGTCCGGGTCAGCGTCGGCCCGTTCGAGATCGACGGCGACCCGTACGCGGTCGTCACCGCGATCGACGTCTCGAACGAGCGGACGCGGCGGCTGGCGCTCCAGCGCCGCACGGAGACGCTCGAATCCCTCCACGAGGCGACCCGGGAGCTGCTGAAGACGACCGACAGGGAGGCGGCCGCCGAGGCGGCGGTGGCGTACGTCGACGACGTACTGGGTCATCCGATCGCCGCGATCTGGCTGTACGACGAGGGGGAAGACGCCCTCGAACCGATCGCCTGGACCGACACGGCGGACGCCGTCGTCGGCGACCACCCGACGTTCGCGGCCGACGAGCGGAGCATTACGTGGGACGTGTTCGAGAGCGGGGAGCCGACCTACGTGGCGGATGTCGGCGACGACCCGGACCGCTACGACGACGACGCGACGATCCGCAGCGAACTCGTCGTCCCGCTCGGTCGGTACGGCGTGTTGAACGTCGGCGCGACCGCTCCCGACGCCTTCGACGACTCCGATCTCGCGGTCGCGCGCATCTGGGCGGCGACGGTGACGATGGTGCTCGTCCGCATCGAACGGGAGCGGCAGCTCCGGCGCCGCGAGGAGGAGGTGGCGCGCGAGCGCGACCGCTTGGAGGAGTTCGCCAGCCTCGTCTCACACGACCTGCGGAGCCCGCTCAACGTCGCGGCCGGGAACCTCGAGATCGTCAGCGACCGGCTCGCGGACGAGTCGATCGACGTCGGGGAGCTCGGGGCGGTGAAGCGCTCGCTGGACCGGATGGACGCCCTCATCGAGGACCTGCTCGCGCTGGCGAGACAGGGGTCTGGGATCGACGAGACCGAGCCCGTCCCGCTGGCGGACCTCGCCGCCGAGTGCTGGGAGACCGCGGACACCGAGTCGGCGACGCTCGCGGTCGAGACGGACGCGGTCGTCGAGGCGGACCGCAGCCGCCTGCGGCAGGCCTTAGAGAACCTCTTCGGCAACGCGGTCGAACACGTCGGCGAGACGGTCACCGTCACGGTCGGCGCGCTCCCGGACGGCGACGGGTTCTACGTCGAGGACGACGGCCCCGGGATCGACCCGGCCGACCGCGAGGAGGTGTTCGAGGCGGGCGTGACGACCGACCCCGACGGCACCGGGTTCGGGCTGAAGATCGTCGCCGAGGTCGCGGACGCCCACGGCTGGACGGTCGAACTGGTCGACGGCGAACGCGGCGGCGCCCGGTTCGAGTTCCGCGGCGTCGACGTCGAGTCGGGCGGCGAGTAG
- a CDS encoding DUF5806 family protein, translating into MTDHTGSAADSAGETGDSAADRSPSEDRSPAEGDDGEPDSRAGDGTDEETPAAGPDAADADEQDSTGGDQDTTATDDESDDVPRDVQKYERFKKMDGARYERVNEFLRDRTYITAREWAIARLCADFRTETGVEMTKIGENLPELVPFMTDTYTPQAVNQARYSFEEKVTKAGATFLYGAMSGFFTAEDLDEMMYEVTEVAKFLLEVEGVDLAVADELEAEDRISEVMREVRASSADLRGEEVRCPECGHVHTPADE; encoded by the coding sequence ATGACCGATCACACCGGTTCGGCGGCCGACTCGGCCGGCGAGACCGGCGACTCCGCCGCGGACCGGTCACCCTCCGAGGACCGGTCCCCCGCCGAGGGCGACGACGGGGAGCCCGACTCCCGAGCGGGTGACGGAACGGACGAAGAGACACCGGCCGCGGGGCCGGACGCGGCCGACGCTGACGAGCAGGATTCGACCGGTGGCGATCAGGATACGACCGCGACCGACGACGAGTCCGACGACGTGCCGCGGGATGTCCAGAAGTACGAGCGGTTCAAGAAGATGGACGGCGCGCGCTACGAGCGCGTCAACGAGTTCCTCCGCGACCGGACGTACATCACGGCCCGCGAGTGGGCGATAGCGCGGCTCTGCGCGGACTTCCGCACCGAGACCGGCGTCGAGATGACGAAGATCGGCGAGAACCTCCCCGAGCTCGTCCCCTTCATGACCGACACGTACACGCCGCAGGCGGTCAACCAGGCCCGTTACTCCTTCGAGGAGAAGGTGACGAAGGCGGGCGCAACGTTCCTCTACGGCGCGATGTCCGGCTTCTTCACCGCCGAGGACTTAGACGAGATGATGTACGAGGTGACGGAGGTCGCGAAGTTCCTCCTCGAAGTGGAGGGCGTCGACCTCGCGGTCGCCGACGAGTTAGAGGCCGAAGATAGGATTAGCGAGGTGATGCGCGAGGTGCGCGCCTCCTCGGCGGACCTCCGCGGCGAAGAGGTTCGCTGCCCCGAGTGCGGTCACGTTCACACGCCGGCGGACGAGTGA
- a CDS encoding universal stress protein produces the protein MKVLCGIGGSDDSFRALDRTVERAAVANDDLTIAVVDNEDSSVSPDEVVERAEAAADEAEIDAEVRRVEGDPGSRLVEIAETEGFEEIVLGGGHTSPMGKITIGSIAEFVLLNAKTSVTLVR, from the coding sequence ATGAAGGTGCTCTGCGGGATCGGCGGCAGCGACGACTCGTTCCGCGCGCTCGACCGGACGGTCGAACGGGCGGCGGTCGCGAACGACGACCTGACGATCGCCGTGGTCGACAACGAGGACTCCTCTGTGTCGCCCGACGAGGTCGTCGAACGTGCCGAGGCGGCGGCGGACGAGGCCGAAATCGACGCCGAGGTCCGACGGGTCGAGGGCGACCCGGGGAGCCGGCTGGTGGAGATCGCCGAGACCGAGGGGTTCGAGGAGATCGTCTTGGGCGGCGGCCACACGAGTCCGATGGGGAAGATCACGATCGGGTCGATCGCGGAGTTCGTCCTGCTGAACGCGAAGACGTCGGTCACGCTGGTCAGATGA